TGTCACTAGTAGAaaatggatatttttgtattatattaaTGTGTTGcagatattataaataaatattatttacactTATCATATTTTGAAAGTATGATAGTTATTACCTCTTGTTATTTAATGCATTCATAGGCACATATTACTCttacaattttgttcttttaatattatataaatcgtgtaaatatatgtaatttgctttatgcatttaaaaacctTATTCTAAGAAAGggtccagggcttcccaggtggcgcagcggttaagaatccgcctgtcaattcaggggacatgggttcgagccctggtctgggaagatcccacatgccacggagcaactaagcccgtgggccacaactactgaacctgtgctctagagcccatgtgccacaactatcgaagcccacacgcctagagcctgtgctccacaacagagaagccaccacaatgagaagcccacacactgcaacgaacagtagtcCCCGCTAGACACAACTGaggaaagcctgcgtgcagcaacgaagacccaatgcagccaaaaataaataattaagaaaaaaaaaatagcgtcCATGGCGTGCacatacgcatacacacacacacacacacacacacacacacagattaagCACCCCTGTCTAGAATCAGGTGTGGACTCAGTTACTAACTTTTActtactctcttctttctcctgaCACAGCATCTTCTCTCTACTGTTCACTTCCCTGCAAGTCTTATCTTTCCCAGGAGAGAGAGGCAGGTAGGCAAGAGAGAGTCGGGTTGTTCATTtggcctttccttttccttccagctGCCCTATCTCATGGACGGTAAGAACAAGATCACCCAGAGCAACGCCATCTTGCGCTATATCGCCCGCAAGCACAATATGTGTGAGTGGGGTAGGGCTGGTGAGGTGAGGGCTGCTCACCTGGGGGTGGATAAGGCCAAATGACAGTTTGGCCTACAGGTGGTGagactgaagaagaaaagattcGAGTGGACATGATGGAGAACCAAATAATGGATTTTCGCATGCAACTGATACAACTCTGCTACAACGCTGACCACGTGAGTTTCCTCAGCAGGAAGGCATCAAGAAAAAGGAGCATTGAGGAACCCAAGTGTTATTTCTGCTCCATTCGCATGCAGATGATGACAGCTATTCTCACTTTCCCTTTTACTTCTCTCCCAGGAAAAACTGAAGCCTCAGTACTTGGAACAGCTACCTGGACAACTGAAACAGTTCTCCTTGTTCCTGGGGAAATACTCATGGTTTGCAGGGGAAAAggtaggaagaaaggaaaaggaggggaTCCCTTTCTATCTCTGCAGGTGTTAATGAACTCCCCAGACCTGATGATCTTATCGTTCCTCTAGCTCACCTTTGTGGATTTCCTCACCTATGATGTGTTAGATCAGAACCATATCtttgagcccacgtgcctggatGAATTTCCAAATCTGAAGGCTTTCATGCGCCGTTTTGAGGTGATGCTCCCTGCACCTTTCTCTTACAAAAACAGACTCTCCCCGGGCCCCAAGGGACCCCATTGTGGTAGATTCTTGCCCAACACCAGCTTTTGCCTAAAGGGATCAAGGTTGGACACCTCTAAGCCTTTAAGTCTTGGGAAGGCCCTGGCTTCTATACCTTGAAGGCACTGTCTACAAGAAATGGCAGGGGTGAGGGCCTTGGGGGTGGAGTCAGGCAGCATGTGAGTGTTGCTGTTTTGGAATGGGGCTTTGGGCTGGGCTAGAGTCTTTATAAGGTTTGGTGTGCTTTCCCTTCAGGCCTTGGAGAAAATAGCTGCCTACATGCAGTCTGACCGCTTCCTTAAGATGCCCATCAACAACAAGATGGCCCAGTGGGGCAACAAGAGAATATGCTGAGCAGGAGGCATACTTGCACTGCTTGTTTTGTTCCATCCTGTCCCTAGGGGGGCCTGTACTTTCTCtgctcttttcaataaatagcacTGCAGTTACTGGTGTCCAGCTGGATGTCTCTTGGGAGTAAAGGCCAAAGGAGAGTAAGGACATGTTATTTCAATCACTGCAACGTTGacattcccccaccccacacctgaGTTCAAGGGCTAGAGGTTCTTGCCCAGCCCTTCAGAGTACTAGAAATAAAGGTGAGATTGCACGGCTGTAGATGACAAGTGTATTAAATGAGACTAGAGCCCCTGTGAAGACCTGGTGAAGATAAGTAAAACTGTGTGGTACTATGAACTCAACAGAACTAGCGTTCAGAAACAGACCCTTATATATGTGATAAAGATGATATTTTAAACTGGTAGACTAACCAACATATAGGAGTGGGACAGTTACTTAGCAATTAAAATAAtagaccctgggcttccctggtggcgcagtggttaagaatccgcctgccaatgcaggggacatgcatccaagccctggtccgggaagatcccacgttccgcggagcagctaagcccgtgtgccacaactactgagcctgtgctctagagcccgtgagccacacgcTGCATCTGTTGAAGCCCATGCATTCTagcgcctgtgctccacaacaagagaagccaccgcaatgagaagcctgcgcaccacaacaaagagtagcccccactcaccacaactagagaaaggtcgcgcgcagcaacgaagacccaacacagccaaaaataataaataaatagaaataaataaatttattaaaaataataataatagaccCATACTTCATACCATTCACTAAAATTAAGTCATCTGGAGTTTAAGGCCCAGTGTTAAACATAAAGTattaatgaaaacatatgaaTGTTTGGAATCATAGGGTAGGAAACATTTctctaagacattttaaaaagctataaaggGAAAGATTTACAAATTCAACATTATTCCACATAAAAATTTTTTGTGACGAAATGACAAGTGAGATAAAGGACCAGTATAGAGACCATGTAAAGAACTCTCATTAAGGCAACTTGggattttttggggttttttttttgcggtacacgggcctctcactgttgtggcctctcccattgtggagcacaggctccggacgcgcaggctcagcggccatggctcacgggcctagccgctccgcggcatgtgggatcttcccagaccggggcacgaacccgtgtcccctgcatcggcaggtggactctcaaccattgtgccaccagggaagcccaggttttttttttttaattgaatatagttccctatgctatacagtaagtccttactgtttattttatatatactagtgagtgtctgttaatcccaaactcctaatttatcccctgccactgcctttcccctttggtaaccataagtttattttctatgtctgtgagtctgtttctgttttgtaaatatgttcatttgtatattttttagattccacatataagtgatatatatgtctttgtctgacttacttcacttcgtatgataatctctaggtccatccatgttcctgcaaatggtattatttcattcttttttatggctgagtaatattctattgtgtctatataccacgtcttctttatccattcacctttcagtggacatttaggttgcttccatgtcttagctattgtaaatagtgctgctatgaacattggggtgcatgtatctttttgaattagagtttttgtcttttctggatatatacccaggagtgggattgctggatcatatggtaactttatttttagttttttgcggAACCTTcgcactgttctccatagaggctgcaccaatttacattcccaccttcagtgtaggagggttccctcttctccacatcctcgccaacatttattatttgtagactttttgatgatggccattatgactggtgtgaagtgatacctcattgtggaggcaactctttttttttaaaaaggacaaaaatctATGAACAGATGATTTATGGAAATAGAACTATTAATAgccaaagaaagttttaaaaatgtttataatccaAGAAACTGCAAATTATACCAGTAAGAGgaccatttttcagatgaacaaACTTAAAGTTTGTGAATGTTGGCAAAGCTTGGGAAATTGATAAGGATTTCTTGCTGGTGAACTTGTGAATTGGTATAGCTACTTTGGAGGACAATTTGTCAATATCTTCTAAAATTCAAATCATATCCTGTGACCCAACAAAGATGACCTTGCTTCCCCAAACCCAGTAAGGTAGAAAGAGTCTCCTggcaagaaggacactacagtcCTATGTAATATAATCAAGGAAATGACATCCCATTACTTCTGCTGCAGTTTGTTAGAAGAAATCATAGGTCCTGCCTACACTCAGGGGGAGAGGATTTCACAAGATCgttgagtaccagaaggtggaATTATGAGGGCCATTTTAGAGTCTGTTCACCAcagggaagaggcaaggaaatggGAAATTGGCCTTGCAGTCCCCTGAGAAAAGAATCCTGGGAAAAAGTGATGACAGAAGAGAGCACCATGGCAATTGTAAAGGAGAGGTTTTAAAAGCATAGGTCCATATTGCACCTGAATTCCAGATAGACTGTAGAAAAATCACATGTTCCAAATTTTTCTAGTCATTATGTTTGTTAGGGAAAATCCATTTAACGGTTATCCAAAACCAAGAAAGCAGGGAAGGTCACTGAGGAACAGACCCATTCCACAGGAGATGTGGCTCCCCCAGGTCCCAACTGCCCCTAACTCTAATTCTAAGACGGACAAGAAGAGAACACTCTCACGGTGGTTCCCtgcaaggaaagaagggaagtggATGCCCTATCATCCCAGAGGCACAGAGATCGCACAAGTGTGAAACTAGTAGACTAGTGATGGGTTTGTGCAAGTAGCGTcaataagaactttttaaaacaaaaaacttgtgaTCGCTGACTTGAATTTGGTGGAGGAGGTCCCCAAAAAGTATTAGGGAAATTCATTTGTATTCATTGTTGAGCAACTGGATTAAGGCATTTCCAGTTCAGAAGGAAATAACTTATGTGATTCAAGAAAAATTTGTAGAGTTATTTCATTGATGGGATGGGTGGAGTGAGGGACTCTGATGTGTATGGGCATGGATCTGCCTTTAAAGACAGTTTAAGGGCTTATGAAAACACCTGGACTTGGTACAGAAATTGCATTTTCCTTATCCTTCAGCTGCAGGACTAGGTGGCACAATGAGCCATGTGGATACAAAGGGATTTAAGGAGTTCAGGTGGATggtaggggagagggaaggaagtgaCATTTAGCCAGTGATTTTGCTAATGTGCAGGCTTGCTCATGTCACTCCCCTACTTGAATATGGCTAATGGCTTCTTAGGCCTCGGGAAAAAGACAATCTCCTCCAGTTTACAAAATTCTTCATaatctgacctctgcttcctttCCAGCTACATCTCTTGGCAGGCGCCCGCCTCTTTCCCTGCCCCGGAGCACTGGGTTCTAGCTTTTCTGAATTCCCTAGACTCTATAGTCAGGCTACCTGGGTTCgggtcctggctctgctacaGTAAACCCTGGCCTCCTGTGTCTCTGTACTTTCTCTGACAAATGAACCCTCCCTCACCGGGACCTTGTAAGGAGTAAGCCAGTGTTCTTAAAACATTTAGAATGGATGGATGCtatataaatttgtaaatataaatTATCCAGAAGCACCATGTTCTCTTTTATCTTAACGCTTTTGGACTTGCTGTGccccctgcctggaatgcttttgcTCTGGCCAACTAAGCCTGCCTGATGCCTATTCATTGTGTAAGGTAAGCTGAGAAGCCCCTGCCTAGAGGAGCCACAGCTGATAACCCTTGTGGGAAGCATTAGTGATGGTCACCAAAGATTTCTGGTTGTTTTCCTTTTAGGGAAGCTTCATTACCTTCTTGAACTTACGTGTAACAttctgacttgctttggccaattaAATGCAGTGGAAATTATACACGTTTTCTAGGCAGAAGCTTTAAAAGCCAGTGTGGGAGTGGCCATATCTGCTTCCAACTGCTGTCATGACTGAGAGCAGGTGCCAGGCAGAAGCCTCCATCAGTTTGGGTCTCTGACAGACCATGAAAACCAGGGCCTGTTGACCGCAGTGGATGTGAAgcataagcaagaaataaatatgCATTAAGCCACTGGGGTTTGGTTTATCCTGCCGGACATTCCTCCACCTCCCCCCAGCTAATTTAAATGTACTGACTTTTAAAATCCCTGTTCCTACAGGATTCAGTGTTCTCCTCCATCAGCACTTTCCACACTGAACTCTAATTGCTGGTTTAAATGTCAGTCTCTGCCGGTAAACTGTACGTTGCCTGAGAACAGGGACTGTGACttaagccaatttttttttttaatttggagctTGTATAGAGCCTGACACAAAGTAGACGCAACGATGCATTGATTCCCTTCCTTCTAATgagaatggaaggagaaaagaagagtttGCTTCAGAAAAGTGCTTCATGCTCTCaaggaactttaaaaatttctctctgtTCTGGTTGGGAGACAACACAACACGAAATGCCCTGTTCTTGAAGCAGATGGCCGAAGTGCTTGGAATCAGCATAGAAGTTCAGGTTCAGGGAGGTCCCGGGGATCAGCAAAGAACTCTGAGT
This sequence is a window from Globicephala melas chromosome 1, mGloMel1.2, whole genome shotgun sequence. Protein-coding genes within it:
- the LOC115859701 gene encoding glutathione S-transferase Mu 3 yields the protein MSSKSTMILGYWDIRGLAHAIRMLLEFTETAYEEKRYTCGEAPDYDKSQWLDMKFKLDLDFPNLPYLMDGKNKITQSNAILRYIARKHNMCGETEEEKIRVDMMENQIMDFRMQLIQLCYNADHEKLKPQYLEQLPGQLKQFSLFLGKYSWFAGEKLTFVDFLTYDVLDQNHIFEPTCLDEFPNLKAFMRRFEALEKIAAYMQSDRFLKMPINNKMAQWGNKRIC